In Clostridium omnivorum, the DNA window CAGTTTTGGGTAAGTTAGTTATTTTATCAGTTACCACGCCGCCGTCTTTAAGCTCATATTGTATGCTTAAGTTAAATAAATGTCTTAGGTTTTGAAATATATTTCCTGCTGTTTCTTCAAAATGCAGACTTAAAGAAAATTCTTTTTGACCTTTACTAGCTATTTTCATTGGATAATTTAGTAGAACTCCATTTTTATTAAAACTTTCAAAGGTGTCATCAAAAATAATATTTTCTCCATCTTTAAGCTGTACCTTAAGATTTTTTAAAAATTCTTTGTATAAGTCTTCATCAGAATTGATAATTTTATTTAATACATACATATCAACTGATTGAATTTTAACCGATATTTTATTAAATTCGATTTCATTATTGAAGTCATTTTTTATAACAAATTGTTTTGAAACAGTTTTCCCGGGATACCAAAGCCCATCGGAATCACTAAATATTCCAACTGTTTCATCACCATTTTTAGGAACGATTGTAACCTTTTTTTCTAAATTCTCCTGTGCTTTAACATTAACATAGCCACCAATAAAAATAATAAACAGGGTTATAGCTATTAAAGAATAGATGAACTTTTTATCTTTATATTTTTTAAAATTCATAACTTAACACCTCTCTCATAGCTACTCACTCCATGCCTCATTATTCCATTGAGTGGCAATAATATCTATCAATTCAAGAGCATTATTACTAAATTTAATATTATCTTCATTTATATCTTTATTGCTTAACTGGGTAGGTATTTCTAATCTAACTGTAAATATAACCTTGGAGTTGCTTTTCAAATTATCTAAATAGAATACGTCACTATTTTTCGTATCCTGAACAATTTTATAGAGTGAATCTTTCACAGCTATGGATAATTTAAATGGAGAATCCTTCGCTAGCTTTCCCTTTGTTATTTTTAGTTTTGTATCTATAGATCCGTTGTTGTTTAATGTAATCTCCTTTTCAAATGCATCCCCTGGTCTTAAGTTACTTAAATCAATATTTGAGGACAGCTGCTCACTTTTTATAAACTCATTACTGTCCCTGTCAGTATTTGTTATAGAAGCTGGTACATATCTCCACGACTTATTATCAGTTTCTATATTTATATCTCCAAGTTTAAAAGATAAAACATTAGTTGTAGAAGTAGACGTAAGATAGGAATAAGTTCCAGCTGTCGTTATAGAAAAAACTAGCAAAGCTATTATTAAAAGCCCTAGAGTACGACTAATCTTCATAAATATGCCCCCATTATAATAAAAGAACTACAGTGCGTTTAGCACTGCAATTCTTTTATTTTTATTATAGGATTATTTACCCTGTTCATCCCATCCTTTATTATTCCATTGAGTAGCATCAGCTTTAACTTTGAAATCAAATTGAGTATTCTTTCCGTTGTTATCTATAAGTGGAGATAACCAAGCATTTACTTGAACAGTCATAGTAGTGTCATGTTTAGCATGAATTAATAATAAAGCGTTATCTTGATCTATTAGAACATCTGCTGAATTAGTGCAATCTACCTGATTTCCTTTTTCATCAAGCAAATATACATTATAACTGCAATCCCACCAATTAAATTTGTCTAATTTATTACCGTCTTTATCAGTAAGATATACTTTAACCTTAGAATCTAATGAGCCTGCATTTGTTACTGTAAATGATTTAGTAATAACATCACCAGGTGCTAAGTTTTTAATAAGATTATTACCATCATTAACTACATTATTATTTCTCCAAATAACTTTATCTAATTTATCTGTACTTGAGTCTAAAGGCTTTGGAAAGAATCTGTCACCTTCATTTACACTGTGAGTAAGTGCCCATTGTGTACCATTATCAATGTTTATATCTACATTACCTGTCTTGAAACTCATAACTCCTGAAGAAGCTGTATCAGTAAAATATGCAAATGTTGCAGCGGTCCCCCCCATTAATAATGCAGCGGAAAGTAATAATGCTCCTATTGATTTTTTATTCATTTTAATACCCCCAATTCTTAAATATGAAACTACTTCTGCATTTTAACTTATGGCCAGTAAGTTAAAACAAAATATATTTTAAAGCGCTTTTAAACAAAATTTATTATGTTTCACTATTTTCTAAAATATCTTCTTTTTTGTTGTTTTTTTCTTTAATTTGACTATAGATTTCTTTACCAATAACGTAAAAAAACATAATCCATATTACTACCACACCAGCTAAGCCTTTTAATTTTGAAATAACATATCCTGCATATGGTATTCTAAATAAATATTTACCTACAATTTGTTCTGAAAGAACAACATCAGTATCTTTATCTTTATTAGCATCTCCTTTAGTTTGAAAATAAGGTTTTCCATCCTTATCATATTGAATATCTACAATTCTATGAGTTGATAAAAAAGATAAATTCCAGTAATACGTTACAATATCTCCCTTTTTTAGTGTCTTAGGATCAACCTTTTTATCAATTACTAAATCCCCTGTATTAAATACTGGGCTCATGCTGCCTGATAATACAGAAAGCCACATATACGAACCAGCTGATGGAACCTTAACTGTTTTTCCTCTTGTTTCTACTTTTCCATAAATGGATACTGCAACTAATATAATAAGTAAAATAATAATAACGGTACCAGCATAATTGAATATTTTTTTTGCTATTTTATTGCTTAGTATATTTTTTATAAAATCAAATAACCTCTTTATCATCCTATCGCCTCTTTCACAAACATTTAATAAATGTAATAGTCAGCTTACGATTATGTAAATTTCAATTACAGCACTTAATTTACTTGTTTATGTCATCACCTCCTCAAAAGTCATTAAATTTTGCCATAAAATTAGCCCCATCTCTTAGCTATTTTTTTGCTATGAAATGGAGCGGATTCACTATTCGCTCCATCTATGCCAAGTGACCACGTAATAGCATAAATTTCATTGCATCCATTCAGTTTTGTTTTGTTGTGAATATACTAATATATATTCATCAAGTATTTTTGATATGCTCAGTATAATATTTAAAGTAAAATTTTTTCTGAAATTTATTTTTTACCTTTCACTTTGCCTTGTTTATATATGATGGACTCTTTCTCTTATACCTTTGTATACATCATTAGCTACTATAAAAATTATTACTGCCCAAATTGTAATGATTCCAGGAATTCCTTTTAAAAACGCTATTAAAAAACCTATTAAAGGAATTCTAAAAATATATTTGCTTACGACCAAATTAGAATCAACTGGAGATACGTCTGCTACGTTGTTGTTGTCACCCTTAGTTATAAAAAATAACTGTCCGTCCTTGAGTGTAGTATTTATAATTCTGTGAGTAGTTAAAGAACTATTATATTTAAAGGTAATTACATCACCAGTTTTTATGTTATCTAAATTGGTTTTTTTTCCTACGATTATATCTCCAGGATTAAAGGTAGGCTTCATACTACCTGATAATACTGTCATAATCTTGTAAGGACCAATCCCCGGTATATAATCCTTTTTACTAATCCCCCAGATATTAACTCCAATGTAGAATATAAGAATGACAACAAATGCAAAATAAATTATGTTTTTAATCACCTTTAAGAAGGTTCTCTTCAAAACAATCCCCCCTGCTTTTCTTATTTGTACTGAAAGACCATTGGTATTTCAGATTACCAAATATTTTTCTTATGCTACAAAAAATCAAACAAATTTAAGTACATATGATATATATGCTTTTGATAAACTTAAATATGATTAAGTTTATGAAAAAATAATTAAAGGCCAAGAACTTCAAAATACTTTACCTTTAATTATCTTTAGCATCTAAACTTTTTGCCGTAGTTACGAAGTGTAGGAAAAATTATGCGTTAAGGCATATGAATATTGGCAGTTTTTGTTTATAATATAAATATGTAACAGGGTTATTATTTTCACAAAAGAATATTGGGGAGAGTAATTTATGGAGGTTTTTGTTGCTAGGCAGCCAATTTTTGACTGCAATCAAAATGTGGTTTCTTACGAATTATTATTTAGGCATGGGAAAGTTAACAATTATGAGGCTGTAGATGGAGATGTAGCAACACTTGATGTAATAACAAATAGTTTTGTATGTATAGGAATTGATAATTTAACTGGTGGAAAAAAAGCTTTTATAAATTTTACTGATAATTTATTAAAAAGCAATATATTTAGAGTTCTTCCTAAAGAATACTTAGCTGTAGAAATATTAGAAACTGTTGAGCCTACAGAAGAGGTAGTAAGTGCCTGTAGAGAATTAAAAAGCTTGGGCTATACAATGGTTTTAGATGATTTCGTTTTTAGTCCCAAATTCCAGCCTTTTATAGAAATAGCAGATATAATTAAGGTAGACTTTTTATCTACTCCATCTTATGAAAGAGAAAGATTAATAAGTAGAATAAGTAATAAGAAAGTTAAGTTTTTAGCTGAAAAGGTTGAAACTAGAGAAGAATTTGAACAAGCTGTTGCACTTGGTTATTCATATTTTCAAGGCTATTTTTTTAGCAAGCCAGTAATTATGACTGGAAATGATATACCTATACAAAAGTTTCAATACTTAAAGGTATTAGAGGAACTTAATAAGTATAATTTGAGCTTTGAAAATATAGAAGAAATAATAAAAAGGGATGTATCCCTTTCCTATAAACTTTTAAGATACATAAATTCTTCAAGCTTCGGTTTAAAGAGTAAGGTTCATTCAATAAGGCAGGCATTAGCTCTAATTGGTAAGGATGAAGTAGTCCGCTGGCTTACTATGATAATTTTTAGGGAATCCGCTGAAGATAGAAATGCTGAAGCTTTGACTACTTGCATTGTTAGGGGCCGTTTTGGAGAAATAATTTGTGCTATGAGTGAGGAGTTTAAAAATAAAGCATCTGATGTGTTTTTTATGGGAATGTTCTCTATGATTGATGTATTTATAAATAAACCAATTGATGAAATACTAGGGGAACTCCCTGTGGATTCAGATATAAAAGATGCCTTAATAGGAAAGAAAAATAAGTTTAGGGATATTTACGAGCTAATTTTATGCTATGAAAAGGGATTGTGGGAAAGGCTTTCCTACTATACTAATAAGCTTAAGCTGGACGAAAGGAAGCTTCCTGAAATTTACCTAGATTCTCTAAATTGGTCAAAAGAACTTTTGTCCGAATAGTATTATTTTTTATAGATAGCTAATAATACTCCTGTAAAGTTAATTTATATGTATGGAGGAGTTAGTATGAAGCTAGGCGTAGTAAAATGGTTTGATCCTGAAAAAGGTTTTGGATTCATTTCTGTTGATGGAGATGAGGATGTATTTGTACATCATTCAGCTATAAAGGAAAATGGAACTGATAAGATGCTTCACGGTGGTGAAGAAGTACAATTTGACGTAGTAGAAGGAAGAAAAGGTCCTGAAGCATCAAATGTAACTAAAGTGTGATATAGAGCTTAAAAGACTGCTGTAAAAGGCGGTCTTTATTAATTTGTTTTAGAAGAAGTTATTTCATTCTATGGCAATAATATTTAGGTAAAAAACTATTGCATTTGAAATAAAACAATAGTATAATAAATTCTGTCGCTAGCTGAAGCAGCGAAGATGAAAACTAAATAGTGTTTTTCATGAGTTTATTATATGGAGAGATGTCCGAGTGGTTTAAGGAGCACGCCTGGAAAGCGTGTATAGGGGAAACTCTATCGGGGGTTCGAATCCCCCTCTCTCCGCCATTTAGACTTTCCGTGCTAGATGGGGAGATAGCGGTGCCCTGTAACCTGCAATCCGCTACAGCAGGATTGAATTCCTCGCCTAGGCTTTAACCTGTGAGGTCTGGTCTATAAAAGTGGCGTTGAGAATTGGGTCCCACGCAACGAAAACTCATGAACCCCGTCAGGTCCGGAAGGAAGCAGCGGTAAGTGATTATTTTCGTGTGCCGTGGAGCAACCTGGTTTGAGTTAACTATATAGATAACGCTCATATGTTATTAGCCAAAGCGAGGTGCACGGTTTACATATGAAAATAAGTAGATGCTAAAAGGCGTCTTTTTTTTTACATTTTTATAAGTTCAATTGTGAAGATATACATATATAAGGTATAATAAATGTGGTTAGAATTATTAATACAATATAATGTAGATAATGCATTTTATAAGAGGTGAAAAGTATGGCATATACTGCTTTGTATAGAGAATGGAGACCTAGGTGCTTCAATGATGTAGTTGGTCAAAAAAATATAACTACAACTCTAAAAAATCAGATTATAAATAATAGAATAGCTCATGCTTATCTTCTTTGTGGAACAAGAGGAACAGGTAAGACTTCCACTGCTAAGATACTGGCTAAAGCAGTAAATTGCCTGAACATTAAAGATGGTGAGCCTTGCAATGAGTGTGAAATGTGTAAGAAGATCAACTCAGGGCTGGCCCTTGATGTTATAGAGTTAGATGCAGCATCGAACAATGGGGTTGAAAATATAAGAGATATAATAAGCAAAGTTATGACACCTCCTAGTGAGGCAAAGTATAAAGTATATATTATGGACGAAGTTCATATGCTGTCAACAGGAGCAGTAAATGCTTTTTTAAAGACATTGGAGGAGCCGCCAAGCAATACTATATTTATATTAGCAACCACAGACCCTCAAAAGCTGCCTATAACAATACTTTCAAGATGTCAGAGATTTGATTTTACTAGAATAAGAAGTGAAGATATATTTCTAAGGCTTAGGACTATTGTTAAGGAGCAGGGTGTATTTGCTGATGATAGGAGTTTAAACCTTATAGCTAGAATGTCTGATGGAGCTTTAAGAGATGCTGAAAGTATTTTAGATCAGGCGATTTCTATGGGCAATGGCAGAGTGGAATATGAAGAAGTAGTAACTATGCTTGGATTAGTTGCTAACGAAAATCTTATAAAGCTTACTGATGCAGTAATTGAAAAGAACATTGAAGCTTCTATGAAAACAGTGGATGACATAGTATTTGGCGGTAAGGACTTAAACAATTTTATAAAAGATTTAATAACTCATATGAGAAACCTTATGATGGTTAAGGTAAGTCAAAAGCCCGAAGATATACTTGATATGTCAGAGGAAAATGTAAACATATTAAAAGAACAAGCTAAAAAGATAAGAATAGAAGAGATAATGAGAAACATAAGAATTCTTCAGGAAACTGAGGAACAATCCAAATGGAGCAAGCAAAGCAGAATTTATTTGGAACTTGCAATAATAAAAATGTGTAAAATGGAATATGATACTTCTAAGGAAGTTATGCTAGCTAGAATTAATAGACTTGAAGAGACTATTAAGCAAGGTAAGATAACTATCGCGCAAACTCCAGAACATTCTTCGGTATCGCAGAACGCTAATACATCAGTAAGAACTAAGGCAAAACCTCAGCAAAAAGAAACTGTTAGTACATCAGAAATAACTACAAACCCAGATTCAAAGCTCTCTTTAGACATGGTTAAAAAGTCTTGGAGAGATATACTAGAGACCATAAAGGCAAGAAGAATGATGGTTATTTTTGCTTCGCTAATGACTGGTGAAGTAGTGGAGGTTAAGGATGGAGTTGTAGTAATAAAGTTTGATGCAGAATATGCTTTTAACAAACAGAGACTTGAAAAAGATGAGTACAAAAGGGCTGTTGAGGAGGCATTTTCTTCTGCACTAAAAGAAAAGGTTAGAATAAAATATACTGTAGATAAAAAAGATAATATAACCAAATCTCCAGAAGAAATCCTTAAGGAAACCTTTGGAGAAGAATTAGTGGAAATAATTGATGAATAGCTATATAATTAAAGGGTATATTTTTTGAAAACAAGAATATAAGAAATTAAATTAACTATGCTTAATGGTATAGTATGAAAAATAATTTGATTGATTTTAAGGAGGATATTTTTATGGCTAAAGGTGGATTCCCAGGAATGGGCGGAGGAAACATGAACAACCTATTAAAGCAAGCTCAAAAATTCCAAAAACAAATGGAAGATCTACAAAAAGACCTTGAAGAAAAGACATTTGAAGGAAAAGCTGGAGGCGGAGCAGTTGTTGCAGTAGCCAATGGAAAGAAACAGCTAATTGATATAAAGATAGATGCAGAAGTTGTAGATCCAGATGACATTGAAATGTTACAAGATTTAATACTTACAGCATGTAACGCAGCTTTAAAGACTGCTGAAGCTGAAACTGCTAATGAAATGGGTAAATTAACTGGCGGAATGAATATACCAGGGTTATTTTAATAGTAATAGTTAGGCATACATGATGTTCATGTATGCCTAATTTACAGGGCAAAAGATAAGTGAAAGAAGGTGAACAAAATGGAATTTTATCCAGTTAGTATAGAGAAGCTTATTGAAGAGTTTGCAAAGCTCCCAGGCATAGGGCATAAGTCAGCACAAAGACTAGCTCTTCATGTTCTTAACCTTCCAAAGGAAGAAGTAGAGGAATTTGCACATGCTCTTGTAAAAGCTAGAGGAACAATAAAATACTGTTCAGTATGTGGAAACTATACAGATAGTGATCCTTGTGCTATATGTGGAAATCCAAATAGGGATAAAGGTACTATTTGTGTAGTTGAGCAGCCAAAGGACATAATAGCAATGGAAAAGGTGAGAGAGTACAATGGGGCGTATCATGTTCTTCATGGAACTATTTC includes these proteins:
- a CDS encoding YbaB/EbfC family nucleoid-associated protein — its product is MAKGGFPGMGGGNMNNLLKQAQKFQKQMEDLQKDLEEKTFEGKAGGGAVVAVANGKKQLIDIKIDAEVVDPDDIEMLQDLILTACNAALKTAEAETANEMGKLTGGMNIPGLF
- a CDS encoding CalY family protein; its protein translation is MKISRTLGLLIIALLVFSITTAGTYSYLTSTSTTNVLSFKLGDINIETDNKSWRYVPASITNTDRDSNEFIKSEQLSSNIDLSNLRPGDAFEKEITLNNNGSIDTKLKITKGKLAKDSPFKLSIAVKDSLYKIVQDTKNSDVFYLDNLKSNSKVIFTVRLEIPTQLSNKDINEDNIKFSNNALELIDIIATQWNNEAWSE
- the recR gene encoding recombination mediator RecR; translated protein: MEFYPVSIEKLIEEFAKLPGIGHKSAQRLALHVLNLPKEEVEEFAHALVKARGTIKYCSVCGNYTDSDPCAICGNPNRDKGTICVVEQPKDIIAMEKVREYNGAYHVLHGTISPMAGRGPEDIKLRELIKRINGDIKEIIVATNPNIEGEATAMYISKILKPLGVKVTRIAHGIPVGGDLDYADEVTLSKALEGRREI
- a CDS encoding EAL and HDOD domain-containing protein — protein: MEVFVARQPIFDCNQNVVSYELLFRHGKVNNYEAVDGDVATLDVITNSFVCIGIDNLTGGKKAFINFTDNLLKSNIFRVLPKEYLAVEILETVEPTEEVVSACRELKSLGYTMVLDDFVFSPKFQPFIEIADIIKVDFLSTPSYERERLISRISNKKVKFLAEKVETREEFEQAVALGYSYFQGYFFSKPVIMTGNDIPIQKFQYLKVLEELNKYNLSFENIEEIIKRDVSLSYKLLRYINSSSFGLKSKVHSIRQALALIGKDEVVRWLTMIIFRESAEDRNAEALTTCIVRGRFGEIICAMSEEFKNKASDVFFMGMFSMIDVFINKPIDEILGELPVDSDIKDALIGKKNKFRDIYELILCYEKGLWERLSYYTNKLKLDERKLPEIYLDSLNWSKELLSE
- a CDS encoding signal peptidase I encodes the protein MKRTFLKVIKNIIYFAFVVILIFYIGVNIWGISKKDYIPGIGPYKIMTVLSGSMKPTFNPGDIIVGKKTNLDNIKTGDVITFKYNSSLTTHRIINTTLKDGQLFFITKGDNNNVADVSPVDSNLVVSKYIFRIPLIGFLIAFLKGIPGIITIWAVIIFIVANDVYKGIRERVHHI
- a CDS encoding signal peptidase I, which translates into the protein MIKRLFDFIKNILSNKIAKKIFNYAGTVIIILLIILVAVSIYGKVETRGKTVKVPSAGSYMWLSVLSGSMSPVFNTGDLVIDKKVDPKTLKKGDIVTYYWNLSFLSTHRIVDIQYDKDGKPYFQTKGDANKDKDTDVVLSEQIVGKYLFRIPYAGYVISKLKGLAGVVVIWIMFFYVIGKEIYSQIKEKNNKKEDILENSET
- a CDS encoding CalY family protein is translated as MNKKSIGALLLSAALLMGGTAATFAYFTDTASSGVMSFKTGNVDINIDNGTQWALTHSVNEGDRFFPKPLDSSTDKLDKVIWRNNNVVNDGNNLIKNLAPGDVITKSFTVTNAGSLDSKVKVYLTDKDGNKLDKFNWWDCSYNVYLLDEKGNQVDCTNSADVLIDQDNALLLIHAKHDTTMTVQVNAWLSPLIDNNGKNTQFDFKVKADATQWNNKGWDEQGK
- the dnaX gene encoding DNA polymerase III subunit gamma/tau — protein: MAYTALYREWRPRCFNDVVGQKNITTTLKNQIINNRIAHAYLLCGTRGTGKTSTAKILAKAVNCLNIKDGEPCNECEMCKKINSGLALDVIELDAASNNGVENIRDIISKVMTPPSEAKYKVYIMDEVHMLSTGAVNAFLKTLEEPPSNTIFILATTDPQKLPITILSRCQRFDFTRIRSEDIFLRLRTIVKEQGVFADDRSLNLIARMSDGALRDAESILDQAISMGNGRVEYEEVVTMLGLVANENLIKLTDAVIEKNIEASMKTVDDIVFGGKDLNNFIKDLITHMRNLMMVKVSQKPEDILDMSEENVNILKEQAKKIRIEEIMRNIRILQETEEQSKWSKQSRIYLELAIIKMCKMEYDTSKEVMLARINRLEETIKQGKITIAQTPEHSSVSQNANTSVRTKAKPQQKETVSTSEITTNPDSKLSLDMVKKSWRDILETIKARRMMVIFASLMTGEVVEVKDGVVVIKFDAEYAFNKQRLEKDEYKRAVEEAFSSALKEKVRIKYTVDKKDNITKSPEEILKETFGEELVEIIDE
- a CDS encoding cold-shock protein, giving the protein MKLGVVKWFDPEKGFGFISVDGDEDVFVHHSAIKENGTDKMLHGGEEVQFDVVEGRKGPEASNVTKV